DNA from bacterium:
TCTACAGCCAGCCATATTCTATTCCGCGCATTATAATACACCCACCTCCCACGAGGTCTTTCAGAAGGAGTGAGGCGGTGTAAAACAACGATATCTACAGCCCACATAATACGATAGCCGCTTTCTATTGCACGCCACGATAGATCAAGTTCTTGACAATTATAGAAATGTTCATAAGAAAAATCGCCTATTTCCTTAATTAAATCCTTACGAAGGGCAAAACCTACTCCACAAAAATATGTAGCTTGATAGTCAGTTTTAAAAATTTTTTTATCTCTTCTTGGTATTGCACCAATTTCAGGTTTCATGGTAGCGGCATGAAGGGAATTTGTAGCAAGAATTCCTAAATTAGGATCTTCTTCAAATCTCCTACAAATACTAGATAGAGCATCTCGACTTTCAAAACCAGCATCATCATCAAGAAATACTAAAATATCGCCTTTAGCTACTTTAATCCCCTCATTACGTCCTCCACTAACTCCTTTGTTCGAATCCAACTCTATTACTACAGCCTCCGGCCAATATTTCCGCACCATCTCAGGTGAGCCGTCATTTGAACCATTATCTACCACAATAAGCTCAAAGACCGCAGTCTGTTCTTTAAGAGATAAAAGAGTCTTACGAAACTCGTCGTAGCGATTCATTGTAATTAAAATAAGACTAACCGAGTACTTCTGTGACATTTTTTAAACCTTTCTCTATATATGAACAAATCCAAACTTAAATTTTTTTTTCTTTAAATCTTGTAATATATGCACTAATGCCTCTATTGTATATTTATTGTTATCATGAAATAGAAGAATATCCCCGGGTTTAATAGTTCTTGAATTTATTCTTTTTAATATAAAATCCTTTCCTTTCATCTTGTAGTCCTTTGCTGATTTAGTCCATAGTACAGTAGTAAGGCCAAGCTGCTTTGCGATCCGTATAGTATTCAAACTAAATCTTCCTTCGGATGGCCTCATTATATTTGTAACACAGCCTGTGATTTCTTGTATTACCTTTTGAGTATTTAGCAATTCTTCTTCTATTTCAAAAGACTTTAACCTATGCAGATTCTTATGAGTAAATGTATGAATCCCTATTGAATGGCCTCGTTTTACTATTTTTTTCGCTATATCAGGATATTTCTTCACATTTTCACCTACTAGAAAAAATGTTGCTTTTATAGAATATCTATCAAGGATATCCAAAACCTGTTCAGTATATACGTCGTCAGGCCCATCATCAAAAGTCGCTGCTATCGTATTTTTACTATCTGTTCTCCATTTAAAATATTCTTTTTTAAATATTGACTGGCAGATTGGAAAAATAATTCCCTTAATTATTTCTGCAATTTTCGCACAGCCTAACGATCCTTTTTGCATTTTTTCTCCAGTCGCAGTTTTTTACTACATACTCCCTACCTTTTTTCCCCAGCCTTTCACGAAGAGTTTCGTTATCTAACAACATTAGCATTTTATCTGCAAGGTCATTGGCATCTTCGCATTTAAAAATCAATCCTCTGGAGCCATTACCCACCTGTTCAAGCATTCCATTGAGGTCCGGAATAATTACCGGTAGTTCCAAGGCCATATATTCGAAGACTCTAAGAGACGCGGCTATTTCTGTAGCTATTGTTCTTAAATTAGTAACAAGTCCTATCTTAGAGCGAGAAAGATAATAAGGTATATCTCTATGATCGACCCATCCCTTGAAGATAAAATTATTCTGTAATTTTCTTTCTATAACCCTGCGCTTTAAATTAACAAGATCTCTCCCTTCTCCTATAAATAGAAATTTTACTTGAGGGAATTTCTTTAATACCTTTTCTGCAGCCTCAGGAACTAATAGCACACCATCATCTCTTTCTATGCCGCCTGCATAGATAATAAACTCTTTTTTTTCTCTCTGTGGCTTAAATATAGTTAGATCAACTCCATGAAAGATGAGTTCAATATTACGTATGTTTTTAGATTTTAATTTTTCTCCTAAAGACTTAGACATAACTATGGTAATATCGGAATACTTTGCAGTTAAATAATCCAATCCCTTTCCTAAAAAATTAACCAATTTATTCGGGGAATGACAAGTTAAAATATCGTCCATATCAAATACTATAGGCTTACCCTTCAGTCTTGCAACTAGAAGAGAAGGAAAACCAGCAACTACATTATGGGCATAAATAATGTCAAATTTCATGAATAACAATTTGAAAAATATTTTTACCATTAGAAACATATAAGCAATCTCTTTGAATCTAACAAAGCGTGTAATCCTGCCTAAATCTCTAATATCTATGGATGTAAAATCCCTGTCTATATTATCGGTTGACAAAAAAGGGGCGATTACTGATATATTGTGGTTTCTCTCAATCATTCTTTTTGTAACCCAATAAACCCTTATGCCGCCACCGCCCCTAAGAGGCCAAAATGTGTCATGAGATACAACAGCTATTTTCATTTCTTCTACTCCATATCTTCGCCGATTTTTATAAAGTTGAGTCTATGTAGTTTTAAGACCAAATCTGCCAATACTCCTACAGCGCCAATCATAACCCCAGAAACAACCAGCATTAAATCTGACTCTGGAACATTATGTACAATAAAAGCATGATATATAAACCTTGAAGTACCAACAAATAAAATAAATGTCGTCAGAGGCACGAAAAACTTCAAAGGCCTAAAATACATAACTGTTCTATTAATAGTATTAAAATAATTAAACGTATCGCGAACAGGATGAAATGAAGATCGGCCTTTTCTTTTGTAATACTCTATAGGTACATACTTAACAGAATAACCATTACTCAAGAATGCCAGCGTAATCGTACTCACCCATGAATGCCCGTCTGGCAGTATACCGAAAAATTTAAATACTGGTTTTTTCTTAAAAGCCCTTAAACCGGAATTTAAATCTGGTATCTTTTTCTCTGTGATAAAACACGCTAATTTCAAAAGCACCCACTTTGCTGGCTTACGTAAGAACTTCAATGACCCGTTCTCCTGCTTTCTTGCACCAACAACCATATCAAACTCAGGCAAGGATGAAACTAACTTTGGTATCATATTGGCAGGATATGTTCCATCACCATCCAGCATGACAATAAATTTGCCTTTTGCATTCAAAATCCCTGTTTTCCTAGCTGCTCCAACACCTCTATTGCCTTTATGTCGAATCAATACCACATCTTTCATACTAGAAACTATCTGCGCTGTTTTATCTGTAGAACAGTCATCAACTACGATTATTTCATATCCATAATCTACCTTTGCCATGGCTAATTTGATATCCTTGATAACTTGAACAATTGCAGATTCCTCATTAAATACTGGTATAACTATACTGGTTGTAATCGCTCCCGTCTTATTTCGAACTTCTTCTAATTGTGGCATTATTTGTGCCATGATAATCACCTCTTCCACAGTACTTTTGGGGCGAATATTCCGCCCATGTGTTTGGTTGAATCCGTTACTTCTATTTTTAAAATACCATCTTCCCTTATTGCATAAGGATGAATCATCTCTTTATCCCAGATACCGACTTTTGTAAAATAAATCCCCGGAACTAGGATTATCTCTCCCAAATCCAGCTCTATTGAGCCTTTTCCTTGGATGCTCTCTATAGGGAATCCATCGTTCTTTGTACTAGCTGAACAACAGAGTATGCCGTCTGCCCTGATTATTTCTAAATAAAAAATTGGATTTTCTATCTTTGCCTTTGTTTCATATTCTATTTTTACAGATAGAGACTCACCTACTAAAAAGCTATCTGCCTGCTTGTCTTTTCCATCGTACAAGAAAATATTTGATATCTTGGCAAATGGATCCTCCTTTAGTTTTATCTTATACCCGTCTGATGTACCTTTTTTCTTAAGCTCTTCTTCTCTTCTATCGTAAACTATATTTCTATAGTAAGGAATAATCTCTTCCGGAGTCCCTTCTTTTA
Protein-coding regions in this window:
- a CDS encoding glycosyltransferase, encoding MSQKYSVSLILITMNRYDEFRKTLLSLKEQTAVFELIVVDNGSNDGSPEMVRKYWPEAVVIELDSNKGVSGGRNEGIKVAKGDILVFLDDDAGFESRDALSSICRRFEEDPNLGILATNSLHAATMKPEIGAIPRRDKKIFKTDYQATYFCGVGFALRKDLIKEIGDFSYEHFYNCQELDLSWRAIESGYRIMWAVDIVVLHRLTPSERPRGRWVYYNARNRIWLAVEHLPWRYVISYGVFWWGYLLIIAIKNFLLIDFIKGISACIVDLPKILKKRKVLSKTTLNLLHDFNGRLIY
- a CDS encoding polysaccharide deacetylase family protein, translating into MQKGSLGCAKIAEIIKGIIFPICQSIFKKEYFKWRTDSKNTIAATFDDGPDDVYTEQVLDILDRYSIKATFFLVGENVKKYPDIAKKIVKRGHSIGIHTFTHKNLHRLKSFEIEEELLNTQKVIQEITGCVTNIMRPSEGRFSLNTIRIAKQLGLTTVLWTKSAKDYKMKGKDFILKRINSRTIKPGDILLFHDNNKYTIEALVHILQDLKKKKFKFGFVHI
- a CDS encoding glycosyltransferase family 4 protein; translation: MKIAVVSHDTFWPLRGGGGIRVYWVTKRMIERNHNISVIAPFLSTDNIDRDFTSIDIRDLGRITRFVRFKEIAYMFLMVKIFFKLLFMKFDIIYAHNVVAGFPSLLVARLKGKPIVFDMDDILTCHSPNKLVNFLGKGLDYLTAKYSDITIVMSKSLGEKLKSKNIRNIELIFHGVDLTIFKPQREKKEFIIYAGGIERDDGVLLVPEAAEKVLKKFPQVKFLFIGEGRDLVNLKRRVIERKLQNNFIFKGWVDHRDIPYYLSRSKIGLVTNLRTIATEIAASLRVFEYMALELPVIIPDLNGMLEQVGNGSRGLIFKCEDANDLADKMLMLLDNETLRERLGKKGREYVVKNCDWRKNAKRIVRLCENCRNN
- a CDS encoding glycosyltransferase family 2 protein, which produces MAQIMPQLEEVRNKTGAITTSIVIPVFNEESAIVQVIKDIKLAMAKVDYGYEIIVVDDCSTDKTAQIVSSMKDVVLIRHKGNRGVGAARKTGILNAKGKFIVMLDGDGTYPANMIPKLVSSLPEFDMVVGARKQENGSLKFLRKPAKWVLLKLACFITEKKIPDLNSGLRAFKKKPVFKFFGILPDGHSWVSTITLAFLSNGYSVKYVPIEYYKRKGRSSFHPVRDTFNYFNTINRTVMYFRPLKFFVPLTTFILFVGTSRFIYHAFIVHNVPESDLMLVVSGVMIGAVGVLADLVLKLHRLNFIKIGEDME